Genomic window (Bacteroidota bacterium):
TTCCAGGGCCAGTCCCTGGCAATCTTCGAAAACGCAATTTGAAATGGTGATATTTTTAAAGCCGCCATTTGATTCGGTTCCCAACTTTATCCGGCCGGTACGGTTAACCTGGTAAGGAGGAACAGCCCGTTTAAAAGTACCATCCAGCAAGGAACCCAACTCAAGACCTCCAGTAACATAGCAATTGGTGATGGTCACATTCCGGGTCGGCCGGTTATAACCCAGTGCATAGCAACTCTTCAGGCAGATCCCGTCATCCCAGGGAGAATTCACGCTGCAATTAGAAACCCTCACGTTACTGCAGCAATCAATATCCATTCCGTCACGGTTGGTATCAATTTTCAGGTTGTCAATGGTAAGATTATCCACACCGGTAAGCAGCATGCCAAAATGGCCCCCCTTAAGAATGGAAAAATCGCGTAAAATCACATTATGGCAATTTTTTAAAGCAATAGATTTATTACCCAGAGACAGCGGCAGACTGTCGCGCCGTAAACTCCGCGTCAACCCTTTGCCATAAATCAGCCCGGGACCCAGAATTGAAATATCATGAATATCTTCGCCCCATAACAGGCTATTATGCCAATGGCTATGTCCAAAATCCTGATATGCATCCCAGGGATTGTTTTCGGGTTTATTATATGCCGAAGTATCCGATGAAGCTTCTATTATTGAACCCTGGTCAAGATAAAGGGATATGTTGCTTTTTAATTGTACAGATCCACAAATGTAAGTACCCGCAGGGAAAAATACTGTTCCACCCCCGGCAGAGGATGCGGCATCAATAGCCTTGGATATTGAAGGTGAATCAAAGGCCTTCCCATCTCCCCTTGCGCCAAAATCTTTTACATTATAAATTCTAGCAGAAACAGCTTTACTTTCCTGCCCAAAAACTGACAATAAGGAAATAAACGACAGGATAACCAGGTTTATAGCGGTTTTATACTTCATTTTTAGGATATTAAATTTATAATCAGGTTTGTTTTTAGACATTAACACCATGAAAAAGTTTAAAGGTTTATACGACTTTATTTTCCCGGCTGAAAAAACTTAATGTAATTTACTTTTAAAGTTGAAATAAAAAACTTACGGTTGCAAATAAATGAAAGAAATAATAAAGATCATTTCAAAGACTTTACGACTGTTACTAAGTAAATTAGACTCAGGAAGAAGAAACAGAAAATTCATTAAAAATTGAGTTTAGATTAAAACGGCTGAATCTTGCAAAGCCCTGGTACGATAGAATAATATTATCAACATAAACTTATATATTTGTGGAATTCAAAATTCAAAGTAATAAAAAATGCTGACAGTCGAAAAAATTGGGGGAACTTCCATGTCGAAGTTCGAAGATGTGCTGGCCAATATTATCGTAGGAAAACGCAAAGCCGGAGAGTTGTATAATAGAATATTTGTGGTTTCCGCTTATAACAATGTAACCAATTGGCTTCTGGAACACAAAAAAACCAATGAACCCGGAGTATACGTTAAATTTCTCAACCGCGAAGACTATAATCAATCGCTGAACGGAGTAATGAAAAAACTCATGGCCATCAACAAAACACTGGAGACCTTGGGATTAAATGTCAAAGAGGCTGATGATTTTATTCAACGGCGAATTGAGAAAGCGTCCAGCTACCTGGAAAGTATGAATGATGTGATTGCTTCGGGTTACATAGATAAAAAGAATATTTATCTGGCTGCACGCGAAATATTAGCCTCCATAGGAGAAGCCCACTCGGCCTTTAATTCTGTCAACATTCTGAAAAATAAAGGAATAAATTCAACCTTTGTGGATCTTTGCGGATTTAACGACAAAGAATATCTGACCATTGACCAACGCATCCACAAAGCATTTAAAGACCTGGATTTTCCCAAAACCATAGCCATTGCCACCGGTTATACCAAAGGAACAGAAGGAATCATGCGCGTTTTCGACAGGGGATATTCGGAAGTCACCTTCAGC
Coding sequences:
- a CDS encoding glycoside hydrolase family 28 protein, which produces MKYKTAINLVILSFISLLSVFGQESKAVSARIYNVKDFGARGDGKAFDSPSISKAIDAASSAGGGTVFFPAGTYICGSVQLKSNISLYLDQGSIIEASSDTSAYNKPENNPWDAYQDFGHSHWHNSLLWGEDIHDISILGPGLIYGKGLTRSLRRDSLPLSLGNKSIALKNCHNVILRDFSILKGGHFGMLLTGVDNLTIDNLKIDTNRDGMDIDCCSNVRVSNCSVNSPWDDGICLKSCYALGYNRPTRNVTITNCYVTGGLELGSLLDGTFKRAVPPYQVNRTGRIKLGTESNGGFKNITISNCVFEDCQGLALETVDGGYLEDISVSNITMRDIVNAPIFLRLGSRMRAPQGTLPGALRRVNISDVVVYNATPKTGSEICGIPGNCIEDVHLNNILIYHQGGGTVDQASVIPPEKADAYPEPGMFGTMPAYGFSIRHVKNIELNNV